The Lactuca sativa cultivar Salinas chromosome 2, Lsat_Salinas_v11, whole genome shotgun sequence genome includes a window with the following:
- the LOC111888465 gene encoding protein SAR DEFICIENT 4: MATMIGNISPSAGRSPIFIDAPTIRSVLPYRSLINHLQTSLAAASSVIQSPIRHSHQTSSSSTLLLMPSWSLSSTTLPYIGVKLVTTHPNNSALNLPGVHASYVLFNSVTGETLASMDGTELTLRRTACVSAVASHYLSNKNSRVLLSVGAGSLAPHLIKAHLTTRPGINHVMIWNRTSQKSKKLVEEIGKESGMEGVRFEVCEDIAPAAAMADIVSCATNSETPLVLGKWLKAGAHLDLVGSYKPSMMECDDEAVKRGRVFVDNEAALVEAGELVGAFERGVMKEDEVAGDLVGLIKGEKIGRKEEIENTVFVSVGSAVVDLLSAQLVYETITTKRSN, from the coding sequence ATGGCGACCATGATCGGCAATATCAGTCCCTCCGCCGGCAGATCGCCGATCTTCATCGACGCACCGACAATCCGGTCAGTTCTCCCCTACCGATCCCTAATTAACCACCTCCAAACATCTCTCGCTGCTGCCTCCTCCGTAATCCAATCCCCGATTCGCCATTCGCACCAAACGTCCTCGTCATCCACCCTCCTCCTCATGCCCTCATGGTCTCTCTCCTCAACGACCCTCCCCTACATCGGCGTCAAACTAGTCACAACCCATCCCAACAACTCCGCCCTAAACCTACCTGGAGTCCATGCCAGTTACGTCCTCTTCAACTCCGTCACCGGCGAAACCCTAGCATCAATGGACGGAACCGAACTCACTCTCCGCCGTACAGCATGTGTCTCCGCCGTCGCCTCACACTATCTCTCCAACAAAAACTCTCGAGTTTTGCTATCTGTCGGCGCCGGATCGTTAGCTCCGCACTTGATCAAAGCTCACCTAACAACACGCCCGGGCATCAATCATGTCATGATCTGGAACCgaacttcacaaaaatcgaaaaaACTGGTGGAAGAAATCGGTAAGGAAAGCGGAATGGAAGGCGTACGGTTTGAAGTTTGTGAAGATATAGCTCCGGCGGCGGCAATGGCGGATATAGTGAGCTGTGCGACGAATTCCGAGACGCCGCTGGTTTTGGGGAAGTGGTTGAAGGCAGGAGCGCATTTGGATCTGGTTGGATCGTATAAGCCGTCGATGATGGAATGTGATGATGAAGCTGTGAAGAGAGGTAGGGTTTTTGTGGACAATGAAGCGGCGTTGGTGGAGGCCGGAGAGTTGGTGGGAGCGTTTGAGAGAGGCGTGATGAAGGAAGATGAAGTTGCAGGTGATCTGGTAGGGTTGATTAAAGGGGAGAAGATTGGGAGAAAAGAGGAAATCGAGAATACTGTGTTTGTATCAGTTGGGTCAGCCGTTGTAGATCTGTTGAGTGCTCAATTAGTATACGAGACCATAACAACCAAACGGAGTAATTAA
- the LOC111888456 gene encoding protein SGT1 homolog B produces the protein MASDLAAKAKEAFIDDHFELAVELYSQAILIDPKNSELFSDRSQANIKLKNFTEAVADANKAIELDSSNSKAYLRKGTSCFSLEEYQTAKSAFEAGSTFAPEDTRFTDWIKKCDKCIAEENGELTTQSSDVTSVTSNSHQPEKTDANTKDAEEEKNISSQVITTTPPKPKYRHEFYQKPEEVVVTIFAKGIAANRVYINYGEQIISVTIDVPGEDAYIFQPRLFGKIVPARCRYEVLSTKVEIRLAKVEPIQWTSLEYGNNNVVAQRSNVSSGNQRPTYPSSKPTKDWDKLEAQVKKEEKDEKLDGDAALNKFFRDIYKDADDDTRRAMRKSFVESNGTVLSTNWKEVGSKMVEGTPPDGMELKKWEH, from the exons ATGGCGTCCGATCTTGCGGCTAAGGCGAAGGAGGCATTCATCGACGACCATTTCGAACTAGCCGTTGAACTCTATTCTCAAGCCATCCTCATCGATCCTAAGAACTCCGAGCTTTTCTCCGATCGTTCTCAGGCTAATATCAAACTCAAAAACTTCACCG AAGCTGTTGCTGATGCAAACAAAGCAATTGAACTGGATTCCTCAAATTCTAAGGCATATTTACGCAAAGG GACATCATGTTTCAGTCTTGAAGAATATCAGACTGCAAAATCAGCCTTTGAAGCTGGCTCTACATTTGCCCCAGAAGATACAAGATTCACAGATTGGATTAAAAAGTGTGACAAGTGCATTGCAG AGGAAAATGGTGAGCTAACAACACAGTCATCAGATGTAACCTCTGTGACTTCTAATTCTCATCAACCAGAAAAAACCGATGCAAATACAAAAGATGCTGAGGAAGAAAAGAATATATCTAGCCAGGTCATCACAACAACACCACCAAAACCCAAATACAG GCATGAATTTTATCAGAAGCCAGAGGAGGTTGTTGTGACCATATTTGCCAAGGGAATTGCAGCTAACCGTGTGTATATCAATTATGGAGAGCAAATA ATAAGTGTAACTATTGATGTCCCTGGCGAAGATGCTTACATTTTCCAGCCTCGCTTGTTTGGGAAG ATAGTCCCTGCAAGGTGTAGATATGAAGTTCTGTCAACCAAAGTTGAAATCCGGCTTGCAAAAGTTGAACCTATTCAGTGGACATCTCTTGAATATGGTAATAACAATGTGGTTGCACAAAGGAGCAATGTCTCTTCAG GTAATCAAAGACCTACATATCCTTCCTCCAAACCAACCAAAGACTGGGATAAGCTTGAAGCCCAAGTGAAAAAGGAG GAAAAAGATGAAAAACTGGATGGGGATGCAGCTCTTAATAAGTTTTTCCGTGATATTTACAAAGATGCAGATGATGATACAAGAAGGGCCATGAGAAAATCTTTT GTTGAGTCGAATGGGACAGTGTTGTCAACAAACTGGAAAGAGGTGGGATCAAAGATGGTGGAAGGAACCCCTCCAGACGGCATGGAATTGAAAAAATGGGAGcattga
- the LOC111888455 gene encoding pentatricopeptide repeat-containing protein At4g21190 has product MLMLRYYSPPDFIGRLPFLKFPKTVSNCVVCAAKGPRPRYPRVWKVKPKIGTVSKSLKLVECIKELSNVKEEVYGALDSFIAWDLEFPLITVKKALKTLEREKEWKRIIQVTKWMLSKGQGRTMGSYYLLLYALAEDGRIDEAEELWTRLFSDNLESMPRIFFDRMISIYFRRHLHDKMFEVFADMEELGIRPTVSIVNMVGEVFQKLGMMDKYQKLKKKYPPPKWEYRYIKGKRVKIRSQNLREPPENYKKEVDETTESNSDESQLDASEVSEVDDDELDESEISPSES; this is encoded by the exons ATGCTTATGTTGAGGTATTATTCTCCACCGGATTTCATCGGAAGATTGCCATTCCTTAAATTCCCAAAGACAGTTAGCAACTGTGTG GTATGTGCAGCTAAAGGCCCTCGACCAAGATATCCACGAGTCTGGAAAGTCAAACCAAAAATAGGAACTGTTTCCAAATCATTGAAACTTGTTGAATGT ATAAAGGAATTATCAAATGTCAAAGAGGAAGTCTATGGGGCTCTTGATTCTTTCATTGCATGGGATTTGGAATTTCCTTTAATCACAGTGAAAAAGGCTTTAAAAACACTCGAACGCGAgaaggaatggaaaagaataattCAG GTGACCAAGTGGATGCTGAGTAAAGGTCAAGGAAGAACAATGGGGAGCTATTATTTGTTACTATATGCTTTAGCAGAAGATGGAAGAATTGATGAAGCTGAAGAGCTATGGACACGGTTATTTTCTGATAATTTAGAAAGTATGCCTCGAATATTCTTTGATAGAATGATTTCTATTTATTTTCGGCGGCATTTGCATGACAAGATGTTTGAG GTTTTTGCTGACATGGAAGAGCTTGGAATCCGACCAACTGTATCGATAGTTAATATGGTGGGAGAGGTGTTCCAAAAACTAGGGATGATGGACAAGTACCAAAAGCTGAAGAAGAAATACCCGCCACCAAAATGGGAGTACAGATATATTAAAGGAAAACGTGTTAAAATTCGGTCACAAAATCTTAGAGAACCCCCCGAGAATTATAAGAAGGAGGTGGATGAAACTACAGAGTCGAATTCAGATGAATCTCAATTGGATGCAAGTGAGGTCTCAGAAGTTGATgatgatgaacttgatgaatcagAAATATCTCCTTCAGAATCGTGA
- the LOC111888461 gene encoding probable NADH dehydrogenase [ubiquinone] 1 alpha subcomplex subunit 5, mitochondrial — MFLRRFARPSPLMMMMAKVKETTGIVGLEVVPNAREVLIGLYDKTLKEIQRVPEDEGYRKAVESFTRHRLKVCKEEEDWEAIEKRLGCGQVEELIEEAQDELKLIDKMIEWDPWGVPDEYECEVVENDAPVPKHVPLHRPGPLPEEFYKTLEAVMAKKDEPAIPSSGSQ, encoded by the exons ATGTTTCTTCGGAGGTTTGCACGGCCGTCGCcactgatgatgatgatggccAAAGTGAAGGAAACAACGGGGATCGTCGGTCTCGAGGTGGTCCCAAACGCTAGGGAGGTACTAATTGGTCTTTATGATAAAACCCTAAAGGAGATCCAGCGTGTACCTGAAGACGAAGGTTACCGAAAAGCCGTTGAGAGTTTCACGCGCCACCGTCTCAAGGTCTGCAAAGAGGAAGAGGATTGGGAAGCTATCGAGAAACGACTCGGTTGTGGGCAAGTTGAAGAACTCATCGAAGAGGCTCAGGATGAGCTCAAACTCATCGACAAAATGATCG AGTGGGACCCTTGGGGTGTACCTGATGAGTATGAATGTGAAGTAGTGGAAAACGATGCCCCGGTTCCAAAACACGTGCCACTACACCGGCCTGGTCCTCTTCCTGAAGAGTTCTACAAGACGCTTGAAGCTGTCATGGCTAAAAAAGATGAACCAGCAATCCCCTCCTCAGGTTCACAATGA
- the LOC111888464 gene encoding uncharacterized protein At3g49140, with protein MLAIEPAISFRIPAGRFARDCRLLSHSRSFVIPCNKITRRNNFTKNIIRASAEELSGPVKQAKPQRYHPSEDISDSEESDENGDAILGPAETSRTVIEVNSKAMLMFSGLIGDGGHENIFWPDLPYVTDEHGNIYFRVKNDEDILQTLTSEDTLVQVIIGLDTTEMVSEMELIGQLESDFDMEEIDDEDSGSDDDDDDDNDEDEDDDSGGYENEWVSLLEDEEDDEDSDGSLGDWAKLETMRSSHPMHFAKQMAEFVSDDPVDYMDQPPAGLAIQGLLRSAFVEDNSVINKQIFDDQSNNEEENQISEEEEEEDLGVVNGHRHSSQDDLNAEQELQKDQVSGNGTSYYKLEMVKIHLISAHGNQTFVEVEDFRRARPDAIAHSAAKIISRLKSGGEKTTIALKSLCWRCKGIQVEEVAVIGVDSLGFDVRVCSGRQVQTLRFAFKKKASSEYSAERQLNNLLFPRIPGKQQKQKEAHQTEL; from the exons ATGCTGGCAATTGAACCGGCAATCTCCTTCCGTATCCCCGCCGGCCGTTTTGCTCGTGATTGCCGCCTCCTCTCTCACTCCCGCAGCTTCGTCATTCCTTG CAACAAGATTACGAGAAGGAACAATTTTACGAAGAACATAATTAGAGCTTCGGCGGAGGAGCTTTCAGGTCCAGTGAAACAAGCGAAGCCACAACGGTATCATCCGTCTGAGGACATTTCGGATTCTGAAGAATCGGATGAGAATGGAGACGCTATACTTGGACCTGCTGAAACTAGCAGGACTGTTATTGAG GTAAACAGCAAAGCAATGCTTATGTTCTCAGGTCTGATAGGTGATGGAGGCCATGAGAATATCTTCTGGCCAGATTTGCCTTATGTAACTGATGAACATGGAA ATATATATTTCCGAGTGAAAAACGATGAAGACATTCTTCAAACTCTTACTTCCGAGGATACCCTTGTA CAAGTCATAATAGGCTTAGATACAACTGAAATGGTGAGTGAGATGGAGTTGATAGGTCAATTAGAGTCAGATTTCGATATGGAGGAAATTGATGATGAAGATAGTGgatctgatgatgatgatgatgatgacaacgATGAGGATGAAGACGATGACAGTGGTGGAtatgaaaat GAATGGGTTTCGCTTCTAGAAGATGAGGAAGATGATGAGGATTCTGATGGATCCCTTGGTGACTGGGCAAAATTGGAAACCATGCGGTCTTCCCATCCAATGCATTTTGCCAAACAGATGGCAGAG TTTGTATCCGATGATCCGGTTGATTACATGGACCAGCCTCCAGCTGGTCTTGCGATTCAAGGGCTTCTAAGATCTGCATTTGTTGAAGATAATTCTGTAATCAACAAACAGATTTTTGATGACCAATCTAACAATGAAGAAGAAAATCAAAtctcagaagaagaagaagaagaagatttaggTGTTGTGAATGGCCATAGGCATTCATCTCAAGATGATTTGAATGCAGAACAGGAACTACAGAAAGATCAAGTCTCAGGAAATGGGACTTCATACTATAAGCTAGAGATGGTCAAAATCCATTTGATCTCAGCACATGGGAATCAG ACTTTTGTTGAAGTGGAAGATTTTAGAAGGGCACGACCCGATGCTATTGCGCATTCAGCTGCAAAAATCATATCTCGTCTCAAATCTGGTGGAGAAAAGACAACAATAGCCCTTAAATCGTTGTGTTGGCGATGTAAGGGTATTCAAGTGGAG GAGGTAGCTGTTATTGGCGTTGACAGTTTGGGATTCGATGTAAGAGTTTGTTCTGGAAGACAAGTTCAAACATTGCGCTTTGCATTTAAAAAGAAG GCCTCTTCGGAGTACAGTGCAGAGAGACAGTTGAATAATCTACTATTTCCAAGAATCCCAGGCAAGCAACAGAAGCAGAAAGAAGCACATCAAACAGAACTCTAA
- the LOC111888454 gene encoding probable WRKY transcription factor 27, with the protein MDGEWDLHAVVRSCATTTTADVKNTTVEDYDDGSYNLESLASGNEERNTFVYPSFANVSGGLEDVYKAGCGQPAGAKPATSAAIDLDIVEGFVHEQLPMLTDSHSFSMHTMSSQSTRTRKRKNQEKRVFQLTQEELSNDAWAWRKYGQKPIKGSPFPRNYYRCSTTKACGAKKQVERSPVDATIFIVSYSGEHIHPRPTHRSSLAGSTRSNKFNTDKPPVSGNTSSAVLEHPPCSSSSPAYASNFSPTTSSKEDECEINEENEYDEDILIPNTVMNDEILKRFRDLSGGGGSSGGGGNF; encoded by the exons ATGGATGGCGAGTGGGATTTGCATGCGGTGGTGAGGAGCTGCGCCACCACAACCACGGCAGACGTGAAGAATACCACCGTCGAGGATTACGATGACGGTTCTTATAACTTGGAAAGTTTAGCTTCTGGGAACGAGGAGAGAAACACTTTTGTATATCCGAGTTTTGCTAACGTTTCCGGAGGATTGGAGGATGTTTACAAGGCAGGCTGTGGTCAGCCGGCCGGCGCAAAACCAGCGACCTCCGCAGCCATTGATCTCGATATTGTAGAAGGATTTGTTCACGAACAACTCCCGATGTTGACAGATTCTCATTCCTTTTCCATGCACACCATGAGTTCTCAGTCCACGCGCACCCGAAAAAG GAAGAACCAGGAGAAGAGGGTGTTTCAGTTGACGCAAGAGGAGTTGAGCAATGATGCGTGGGCATGGAGGAAATATGGTCAAAAACCCATCAAAGGCTCCCCCTTTCCCAG AAATTATTACAGGTGTAGCACAACGAAAGCATGTGGGGCAAAGAAACAAGTGGAGCGGAGCCCTGTGGACGCAACCATCTTTATAGTTTCATACTCCGGCGAACACATTCACCCTAGACCCACTCACCGGAGTTCTCTCGCCGGCAGTACCAGGAGCAACAAATTCAATACAGACAAACCGCCTGTCTCTGGCAACACTTCCTCAGCTGTTCTTGAACACCCTCCCTGCTCTTCCTCTTCTCCGGCGTATGCTTCAAACTTTTCTCCTACAACGTCTTCTAAGGAAGACGAATGTGAAATCAACGAGGAAAACGAATACGACGAAGACATCCTCATTCCGAATACTGTTATGAATGACGAAATATTAAAAAGGTTCCGAGATCTGAGCGGCGGCGGCGGTAGCAGTGGAGGCGGTGGTAACTTTTAA